The genomic segment TTGAGAGAACGAAATAATGGTAAAAAGACAGAAAAGAAAGGTAAAGAGTATTTTTTTTAACATTTATTTAAGTTTGGTAATTTACAAATTTCGTTATTTGAATCATTAAATTTATAAATTTCTTTGATAAATTGCTGTTAAAATAAGTTTTAATTTTATTCTTTATTTAGTAATTTTAAATAAGATACACTTTCTGCTTTTAAAATTTCTAGAACTTTTAAAGTTTGTTTGTTTTTATAGAGTTTAAAAATGCCTTTGTAAGAGCAATAGGTTATAAAGTTGTAATAAGATTCTTTTGGTATTTTTAATTCTACGAAGAAAAAATAATCGCCAAATTCTTTTAGTATTTCTTCAGGTATATTTTTCTTTTTTTCTAATTCTTCTTTTAAAGACTTATCGTTATTACTGCTACCACCTCCAAAACGTGGTCCAAATCCTTCAAAATAATTGGGTAGTTTTGCGACTGTAGGTTTCGATAAATGAATTTCATCTAATTTCACAGGCATTTTAGAAATGGCATTATAATCTATTTTTTTAATATCGGAAACTAGTTTTTGTACCAAATCTGCTTTATAATCTTTTGGGACACTTTTTATATCTAAAGATAGGGTTCCTATTAAATTATGGCGTTTTAAAGTAAATTCATTTAAAGTATAGATTTCTTTTTGAATAGATATAAAATTTATTTTTTCTCTAAAATGAAAATTTTCTACTTTTATTTTTTTAGTTTTAAAACCTATCGAAGAAATTTGTAAAGTGTCGTTCTCTGATGCTAAAATTTCGAAAACACCAGCTTCATTAGAAAAAGTACCTCTTTTAGTTTGTAAATTAATAATGTGTACATTTTTTACAACGTTAGAAGAATCTATAATTTTTCCGAAAAATAGCATCTTATTTTTTTGAGAAAAACAAGTAAAAGAAATACTAATAAAAAGGATGGGTAAAGTTCTTTTCATAAAATGTTGATTTCTAAAATTT from the Polaribacter cellanae genome contains:
- a CDS encoding carboxypeptidase-like regulatory domain-containing protein gives rise to the protein MKRTLPILFISISFTCFSQKNKMLFFGKIIDSSNVVKNVHIINLQTKRGTFSNEAGVFEILASENDTLQISSIGFKTKKIKVENFHFREKINFISIQKEIYTLNEFTLKRHNLIGTLSLDIKSVPKDYKADLVQKLVSDIKKIDYNAISKMPVKLDEIHLSKPTVAKLPNYFEGFGPRFGGGSSNNDKSLKEELEKKKNIPEEILKEFGDYFFFVELKIPKESYYNFITYCSYKGIFKLYKNKQTLKVLEILKAESVSYLKLLNKE